In the Leptolyngbyaceae cyanobacterium genome, one interval contains:
- a CDS encoding aspartyl protease family protein: MSNAERYPFICADTSLGEAGFRPYLPITLVYQKRSIKTSGLLDTGATVNVLPYQIGVDLGYDWERQTTALNLTGNLAQYEARVVILRVAIGQFEPVQQVFAWTQATTVPLILGQVNFFMEFNVCF; the protein is encoded by the coding sequence ATGAGTAACGCTGAACGATATCCTTTTATCTGTGCTGACACTTCACTGGGCGAAGCTGGCTTTCGTCCATATTTACCTATTACTTTGGTTTATCAAAAAAGGTCTATTAAAACATCTGGTTTGCTAGACACAGGAGCAACAGTTAATGTACTGCCTTATCAAATAGGTGTCGATTTGGGATATGATTGGGAGCGACAAACAACTGCTTTAAATCTGACGGGAAACTTAGCTCAGTATGAGGCGCGTGTAGTGATTCTTCGAGTAGCGATCGGACAATTTGAACCCGTACAACAGGTGTTTGCCTGGACTCAAGCTACTACAGTACCGTTAATTCTAGGGCAAGTCAACTTTTTTATGGAGTTTAACGTTTGTTTTTAG
- the acsF gene encoding magnesium-protoporphyrin IX monomethyl ester (oxidative) cyclase, with product MVTSPPKPSLNGSEGKVKGIKENILTPRFYTTDFETAAKLDLSAQQEELEAMLAEMRADYNRHHFVRDEAFNQSWDNLTGEARQAFIDYLERSCVSEFSGFLLFKELSRKLKERSPLLSEMFNLMARDEARHAGFLNKAMGDFGCTLDLGQLTKNRVYTFFPIEWVIYTVYLSEKIGYWRYIIIYRHLEKHPENQFYPLFRYFESWCQDENRHGDIFKALLRSQPSLWKTWQSRLWSRFFLLTVFATHTLTVHERYKFYDILGIDATEFDREVIRKTNETAARAFPSVLDTEHPEFYDRLHRCSDLNLQMSKIDRTSQPKWVKKLRKLPLQLSIVGHLARIYLTKGIDAEALKGTVR from the coding sequence ATGGTTACATCGCCCCCAAAGCCCTCGCTGAACGGATCGGAAGGCAAAGTCAAGGGAATTAAGGAAAACATCCTGACGCCCCGGTTTTATACAACGGACTTTGAAACGGCTGCCAAGCTGGACTTATCTGCCCAGCAGGAGGAGTTGGAAGCTATGTTGGCAGAGATGCGGGCAGATTATAACCGTCACCATTTTGTAAGGGATGAGGCTTTCAATCAATCTTGGGATAATCTAACTGGCGAAGCGCGACAAGCATTTATTGATTATTTAGAGAGATCTTGCGTTTCCGAGTTTTCTGGCTTTTTGTTATTTAAAGAACTATCGCGCAAATTAAAAGAACGCAGTCCTCTGCTATCGGAAATGTTTAATTTGATGGCGCGAGATGAAGCCCGTCATGCAGGATTTCTCAATAAAGCAATGGGAGATTTTGGCTGTACATTAGATTTAGGTCAACTGACTAAAAATCGAGTTTATACATTTTTCCCAATTGAGTGGGTAATTTACACGGTTTATCTATCAGAAAAGATTGGTTATTGGCGTTACATTATTATTTATCGCCATTTAGAAAAACATCCAGAAAATCAGTTTTATCCCCTATTCCGTTACTTTGAAAGCTGGTGCCAAGATGAAAACCGACATGGGGATATTTTCAAGGCGTTATTGCGATCGCAACCCTCACTCTGGAAAACTTGGCAATCTCGGTTATGGAGTCGCTTTTTCTTACTAACAGTATTTGCAACCCATACCTTAACTGTTCACGAACGGTATAAATTTTATGACATTTTGGGAATTGATGCCACTGAGTTCGATCGCGAAGTAATTCGCAAAACGAACGAAACAGCAGCGCGTGCTTTCCCATCAGTTTTAGATACGGAACATCCCGAATTTTACGATCGCCTGCATCGTTGTTCCGATTTGAACTTGCAAATGTCGAAGATCGATCGTACTTCTCAACCTAAGTGGGTGAAGAAGTTGCGTAAATTACCATTGCAACTATCAATTGTCGGTCATTTGGCGCGGATTTATTTGACGAAAGGGATTGATGCAGAAGCTTTGAAGGGAACAGTGCGGTAG
- a CDS encoding 4Fe-4S dicluster domain-containing protein: MLSKNKKFLFGLKVDRQLDGDKMNREFLDKVIAEGGEGAAIASCMQCGTCSGGCTNIDLMDMSPRTLVLMVQRGEWEKVLKSNTLWLCTSCYTCTSRCPRGVRPSDVIEAVKAIAIRQGIENDSTRFNQIFVELVEKRGILFEPELMQKYGGLQAMLDQAKLGIQLTLKGKMSPLPAKIKDPKTFSEALEKAGQK; encoded by the coding sequence ATGTTATCTAAAAACAAAAAGTTTTTATTTGGGCTGAAAGTCGATCGCCAACTTGACGGCGATAAAATGAATCGAGAATTTCTCGATAAAGTGATTGCCGAAGGTGGAGAAGGTGCTGCGATCGCAAGTTGTATGCAGTGCGGTACCTGTAGCGGTGGCTGTACCAATATTGACTTAATGGATATGTCACCCAGAACCCTCGTTTTAATGGTACAGCGAGGAGAATGGGAAAAGGTACTGAAAAGTAACACCCTCTGGCTATGTACTTCTTGCTACACCTGTACCTCTCGCTGTCCCCGTGGCGTGCGTCCCTCCGACGTGATCGAAGCGGTAAAAGCGATCGCAATTCGCCAAGGAATCGAAAATGACTCTACCCGATTCAATCAAATATTTGTTGAACTGGTCGAGAAAAGAGGCATTTTATTTGAACCAGAATTAATGCAGAAATATGGCGGTTTACAAGCCATGCTCGATCAAGCAAAATTGGGCATTCAATTAACCCTCAAAGGCAAAATGTCGCCATTACCAGCCAAAATCAAAGACCCCAAAACATTCAGCGAAGCATTAGAAAAGGCAGGTCAAAAATGA
- a CDS encoding heterodisulfide reductase-related iron-sulfur binding cluster: MKVARENIAWEKHQKQVPTVDDEGGKLWGCFRSCFLQSAAPYTEGIAYKILKNDLGMELREAPGHTSCGAIGYHGDVSNIETQMVVAARNFSLAHHELGVDNLFSFCVTSFANYTEMIKLWEEEPELREYTEKTLKETTGREFWVPHVSGGRPSVVHASDVFFANRHKLAAKAKYSLKGIKAVDHIGCHYGKIFPGECMGGAEFPQVLVGLLEAFGAEIVDYPERRHCCGMGFRQCAFPENRDYTASSVYKKMKSLKEAHPDCNLILTNCPGCTVFLDAEQGTIKEVLEEEFNVSVLDYAQLTGLMLGYDPFKDCGLNAKFVAIEPLLDKIGIPYDKSKTPEQRRRPF, encoded by the coding sequence ATGAAAGTAGCCAGAGAAAATATCGCTTGGGAAAAACACCAAAAGCAAGTTCCAACAGTAGATGACGAAGGCGGAAAATTGTGGGGATGCTTCCGTAGTTGCTTCCTCCAAAGTGCCGCGCCATATACCGAAGGCATTGCCTATAAGATTTTGAAAAATGATTTAGGCATGGAACTGCGGGAAGCACCCGGACATACTTCCTGTGGGGCAATTGGCTATCACGGAGATGTATCAAATATCGAAACCCAAATGGTAGTTGCCGCCAGAAACTTTTCCCTTGCCCATCATGAATTAGGTGTTGATAATCTCTTCTCATTTTGTGTCACATCCTTTGCCAATTACACCGAAATGATTAAACTCTGGGAAGAAGAACCAGAGTTGCGAGAATACACCGAAAAAACTTTAAAAGAAACCACAGGACGAGAATTTTGGGTTCCCCACGTTTCCGGCGGCAGACCTTCAGTTGTTCATGCTTCCGATGTATTTTTTGCCAATCGACATAAACTAGCAGCCAAAGCAAAATATAGCCTGAAAGGAATCAAAGCAGTCGATCATATTGGATGCCACTACGGAAAAATCTTTCCCGGCGAGTGCATGGGTGGGGCTGAATTTCCACAAGTTTTAGTAGGATTATTAGAAGCTTTTGGTGCAGAAATTGTTGATTATCCAGAACGCAGACATTGCTGCGGCATGGGTTTCCGGCAATGTGCGTTTCCAGAAAACCGAGACTACACCGCCAGCAGCGTTTACAAGAAAATGAAAAGTCTCAAAGAAGCGCACCCAGATTGTAACTTAATCCTCACCAATTGTCCAGGTTGCACAGTATTTTTAGATGCCGAACAAGGAACAATTAAAGAAGTTTTAGAAGAAGAATTTAACGTCAGCGTTTTGGATTACGCACAATTGACCGGATTAATGTTAGGATATGACCCCTTCAAAGACTGCGGACTGAATGCCAAATTCGTTGCAATCGAACCTTTGCTAGATAAAATCGGCATTCCTTACGACAAATCCAAAACTCCCGAACAACGCCGAAGACCATTTTAA
- a CDS encoding YifB family Mg chelatase-like AAA ATPase has product MLARVWSASIVGIDAVKVGVEVDVSGGLPGIVVLGLPDTAVQESKERVKATLKNAGYAFPMRKIVINLTPADLRKEGPSFDLPISVGILAASEQVSAQLLGDYLFLGEVSLDGSLRAIAGVLPIAAAAQKLGIVGLVVPEDNAREAAIVEGLEVYGFKHLADVADFLNDPERYQPVQFDGKQELAKSLFGGHDLKEVKGQSHARRALEIAAAGGHNLIFVGPPGSGKTMLARRLPGILPPLTFDEALEVTQIHSVAGLLKDRGSLVSDRPFRSPHHSASGPSLVGGGSFPRPGEISLAHRGVLFLDELTEFKRDVLEFLRQPLEDGYVTISRTRQSVMFPAQFTLVASTNPCPCGYFGDTIQPCTCTPGKREQYWAKLSGPLMDRIDLQVAVNRLKPEEITRQPGGEDSASVRERVQAARLRSQTRFKDEAGLRSNAEMQSRHLQKWCHLDDASRNLLEAAIRKLGLSARGSDRILKVARTIADLAGDDDLKPQHVAEAIQYRTIDRMQ; this is encoded by the coding sequence GTGCTGGCGAGAGTTTGGAGTGCATCAATTGTTGGTATCGACGCTGTAAAAGTAGGCGTGGAAGTGGATGTTTCGGGCGGTTTACCGGGAATCGTCGTGCTGGGCTTACCGGATACTGCCGTGCAAGAGTCCAAAGAAAGGGTGAAGGCGACGCTGAAAAATGCCGGGTATGCTTTCCCGATGCGAAAAATCGTGATTAACCTTACGCCTGCCGATTTACGCAAGGAAGGGCCGAGTTTTGACTTACCAATTAGCGTGGGAATTTTGGCGGCATCGGAACAAGTAAGCGCTCAATTATTAGGAGATTATTTATTTTTAGGGGAAGTTTCGCTTGATGGTAGCTTGCGTGCGATCGCAGGTGTATTGCCGATCGCAGCTGCGGCACAAAAATTAGGTATCGTCGGTTTAGTAGTGCCAGAAGATAATGCGCGAGAAGCTGCGATCGTTGAAGGATTAGAAGTTTATGGATTTAAGCATTTAGCAGATGTAGCTGATTTTTTGAACGACCCAGAACGCTATCAACCAGTACAATTTGATGGCAAACAAGAATTAGCGAAATCTCTTTTTGGCGGTCACGATTTAAAGGAAGTAAAAGGTCAATCACACGCCCGTCGCGCATTGGAAATTGCGGCTGCTGGCGGACATAATTTAATTTTTGTTGGGCCACCAGGTAGCGGTAAAACGATGTTAGCACGACGCTTACCTGGCATATTACCCCCCCTGACCTTCGATGAAGCGCTCGAAGTAACCCAAATCCATTCTGTAGCTGGTTTACTGAAGGATAGAGGAAGTTTAGTTAGCGATCGACCTTTTCGCAGTCCCCACCATTCTGCTTCTGGCCCTTCATTAGTTGGTGGTGGTAGTTTTCCTCGTCCTGGTGAAATTTCTTTAGCACATCGGGGTGTGTTATTTCTTGACGAATTGACAGAATTTAAAAGAGATGTTTTAGAATTTTTGCGACAACCTTTAGAAGATGGTTATGTAACTATTTCTCGTACTAGACAATCGGTAATGTTTCCCGCTCAATTTACTTTAGTAGCGAGTACAAATCCCTGTCCTTGCGGTTATTTTGGTGATACAATTCAACCATGTACTTGCACACCTGGAAAAAGAGAACAATATTGGGCAAAACTATCTGGCCCTTTGATGGATCGGATTGATTTGCAAGTAGCAGTAAATCGTTTAAAACCAGAGGAAATTACCCGCCAACCTGGGGGAGAAGATTCGGCATCTGTGCGGGAAAGAGTGCAAGCAGCCAGATTGCGATCGCAAACTCGATTTAAAGATGAAGCTGGTTTGCGTTCTAATGCAGAAATGCAAAGCCGTCATTTACAAAAATGGTGTCATTTAGATGATGCTTCCCGCAATTTATTAGAAGCAGCAATTCGCAAATTAGGCTTATCAGCAAGAGGAAGCGATCGCATTTTGAAAGTAGCCAGAACAATTGCTGATTTAGCAGGCGATGATGACCTGAAACCCCAGCACGTTGCCGAGGCAATTCAGTATCGTACAATAGATAGAATGCAGTGA
- a CDS encoding DUF4926 domain-containing protein — MTTNTIKLLDVVALTVDLPEYNLWRGQVGTVVDILAGGAAFEVEFSDRNGRTYESMGLRPEQIMVLHFEPASPDKMPEIAMA; from the coding sequence ATGACGACCAATACAATTAAGTTGCTTGATGTAGTAGCCCTGACTGTCGATCTTCCTGAATATAACCTGTGGCGTGGTCAAGTCGGTACAGTAGTTGATATTTTGGCTGGTGGCGCAGCATTTGAAGTGGAATTTAGCGATCGCAATGGACGCACATACGAGTCTATGGGTCTACGCCCAGAGCAAATTATGGTGTTGCATTTTGAGCCAGCATCTCCTGACAAAATGCCTGAAATAGCTATGGCATAA
- a CDS encoding FAD-dependent oxidoreductase — protein MNKKVVVIGGGPAGMAAAGKLQYFGYDVVLIEKKSQVGGHLNKWYKVFPDFTDASEIIANLKESLGRTRILNNATVTRIEGSAPNFKVTVSTGEEIDAGAILVATGFKHFDAAFKEEYGYGIYDNCITSVELDAMLKAQSVKTRNGKAPKKVAMVHCVGSRDEKVNNNYCSRVCCTNAIKVAIEIKEQNPDCEIYCLYMDIRVFGRGYEELYRTSQEKFGVQFLRGRLSEAGEKNDGSLLLRLEDTLTAKPMRLTVDLLVLMVGMEGNAELAEVAGLSVGCDRFYATAHQQYSNNASPRTGIFLAGTATGPKAIVESITDGRSAAAEIASFLANNQLFNSSLISSPIPLIV, from the coding sequence ATGAACAAAAAAGTAGTCGTTATCGGTGGTGGCCCTGCTGGAATGGCAGCAGCCGGAAAACTGCAATACTTTGGATATGATGTAGTTTTGATTGAAAAAAAATCCCAAGTAGGAGGGCATTTAAACAAGTGGTATAAGGTATTTCCTGACTTTACCGATGCTTCGGAAATCATCGCCAATTTAAAGGAAAGCTTGGGGAGAACCCGAATTTTAAATAATGCGACAGTAACTCGCATTGAAGGATCAGCACCTAACTTTAAAGTAACTGTATCGACGGGTGAAGAAATTGATGCTGGGGCGATTTTAGTAGCAACTGGCTTTAAGCATTTCGATGCTGCATTTAAAGAAGAATATGGATATGGAATTTACGATAATTGCATCACTTCCGTAGAATTGGATGCTATGCTGAAGGCGCAAAGCGTGAAAACCAGAAACGGGAAAGCGCCGAAAAAAGTAGCAATGGTGCATTGTGTTGGTTCTCGCGATGAAAAAGTAAATAATAATTACTGTTCGCGAGTTTGTTGTACCAATGCAATTAAAGTTGCGATCGAGATTAAAGAACAAAACCCCGACTGTGAAATTTACTGCCTTTATATGGATATTCGGGTATTCGGTCGCGGTTATGAAGAATTGTACAGAACATCCCAAGAAAAGTTTGGCGTACAATTTCTCAGAGGTCGCCTTTCGGAAGCTGGAGAGAAAAATGATGGCAGCTTATTGTTGCGCTTAGAAGATACTTTAACAGCAAAACCGATGCGGTTAACCGTTGACCTTTTGGTTTTGATGGTGGGAATGGAAGGTAATGCCGAATTAGCAGAAGTTGCAGGTTTAAGTGTTGGTTGCGATCGCTTTTACGCCACTGCACATCAACAATACTCCAATAATGCTTCGCCCAGGACAGGTATTTTTCTTGCAGGTACGGCAACTGGGCCAAAAGCCATTGTCGAATCGATCACCGATGGACGATCGGCAGCAGCAGAAATAGCCAGTTTTTTAGCCAACAATCAATTGTTTAACTCATCTCTAATATCATCCCCAATTCCATTAATTGTGTAA
- a CDS encoding DUF5615 family PIN-like protein — MLKLLADENFDNNIVRGLRRRNPNIDIVRVQDVGLSGEDDPTVLQWAAQENRVLLTHDVATITRYAYERLAQNLPMPGVIEVGVDAPIGRVIDDILIIWECSLEGELEGQIQYLPL, encoded by the coding sequence ATGTTGAAACTCCTTGCTGACGAAAACTTTGACAATAATATTGTTAGAGGACTGCGACGACGAAACCCAAATATAGATATTGTTCGAGTCCAAGACGTTGGTTTGTCAGGTGAAGATGACCCGACTGTTTTGCAATGGGCAGCGCAGGAAAATCGAGTACTTTTGACCCACGATGTCGCTACAATTACACGGTATGCCTATGAACGGTTAGCACAAAATCTGCCAATGCCAGGAGTTATCGAGGTTGGTGTAGATGCTCCAATTGGAAGGGTGATAGACGATATTCTCATTATCTGGGAGTGTAGCTTAGAAGGAGAATTGGAAGGACAAATCCAATACCTTCCTTTGTGA
- a CDS encoding DUF433 domain-containing protein, whose translation MTLAIESEIAPLKTDADGVVRVGETRVTLDTIVAVFQQGATPEEISDRYPSLKLADIYATIAFYLNHQQEVEAYLQQRQQQAEEVRQMNRARFDPQGLRDRLVARKAERELC comes from the coding sequence ATGACACTAGCGATCGAATCTGAGATTGCGCCACTAAAAACTGATGCTGATGGCGTAGTTCGGGTAGGCGAAACCCGCGTCACATTAGATACTATTGTTGCTGTATTCCAGCAAGGAGCAACACCAGAAGAAATTAGCGATCGCTATCCATCACTTAAACTGGCTGATATATACGCGACAATTGCGTTTTACCTCAACCATCAGCAGGAGGTGGAAGCATATTTGCAACAGCGTCAGCAACAAGCGGAAGAAGTTCGCCAAATGAACCGAGCGAGGTTTGATCCGCAAGGTTTGCGCGATCGACTGGTAGCCCGCAAAGCAGAACGGGAATTATGTTGA
- a CDS encoding 4Fe-4S dicluster domain-containing protein translates to MGKLFNELKQDLLYQHGMNACLNCGVCTAVCPAAEFSEYSPREVMNICQSEDDEQIEELLKSDKIWFCGQCFSCKTRCPRGNSTASVILALRRLSVLHGYFAESEKGRQQLFAKRVFGENVLKRGYTLLAENISPAHFSELGENWEYYYEHREEMREWWDVPMNLENSPGSHRVIPEKDMEELRAIYKATGAIELMDAVEKGMEKKLGSKKEVEKYWQNWVETADSRNYEIKENK, encoded by the coding sequence ATGGGCAAACTATTTAACGAACTTAAACAAGACCTTTTATACCAGCATGGCATGAATGCCTGCCTGAACTGCGGCGTGTGCACAGCAGTTTGTCCGGCGGCAGAGTTCAGTGAATACTCTCCCAGAGAAGTCATGAACATTTGCCAATCAGAAGATGACGAACAGATTGAAGAATTACTCAAATCAGACAAAATTTGGTTTTGCGGGCAATGTTTTTCTTGTAAAACACGCTGTCCGAGAGGCAACAGTACCGCCTCAGTTATTCTTGCCCTGCGCCGACTTTCCGTTCTTCACGGTTACTTTGCCGAATCAGAAAAAGGCAGACAGCAATTATTTGCCAAGCGAGTATTTGGGGAAAACGTATTAAAAAGAGGCTATACATTGTTAGCAGAAAATATCAGCCCTGCCCATTTTTCCGAACTCGGTGAAAACTGGGAATACTATTACGAACATCGCGAAGAAATGCGGGAATGGTGGGATGTGCCGATGAATCTGGAAAACAGCCCAGGTTCCCATCGAGTTATTCCCGAAAAAGACATGGAAGAACTGCGAGCAATTTATAAAGCAACCGGTGCGATCGAATTAATGGATGCCGTAGAAAAAGGCATGGAAAAGAAACTAGGGAGCAAAAAAGAAGTCGAAAAATACTGGCAAAATTGGGTCGAAACCGCCGATAGCAGAAATTACGAAATCAAAGAAAACAAATAA
- a CDS encoding CoB--CoM heterodisulfide reductase iron-sulfur subunit B family protein translates to MKYSYYPGCSLHTTAKEFDMSTKVVMEELGIELKELNDWSCCGGSVAAGVSHDVGMAMAARNVALAQKENLDLLASCSGCYNKSARALKALDNETEKDRINAILSDMGISVSDYNIRVRNVVDVLANDVDISTHIKKPLTGLKVACYYGCLLTRPADITGWDSPIFPMSMDKLAQICGAEVVDFRSKTKCCGGPILVSKQDVAFDLTKKLLDEAKSLGADCIVLACPLCATNLELRQPDIEKKYNVSYNLPILYITEIIGLALGIKPGKLGLNKHIVSPKAVLDKLANCWAVAVS, encoded by the coding sequence ATGAAATATTCTTACTATCCCGGATGCAGCCTTCATACCACTGCCAAAGAGTTCGATATGTCAACCAAAGTGGTAATGGAAGAATTAGGAATTGAGCTAAAAGAACTCAATGATTGGTCTTGTTGTGGCGGTTCCGTTGCAGCGGGAGTTTCCCACGATGTTGGGATGGCAATGGCAGCGAGAAATGTTGCTTTAGCACAAAAGGAAAATCTCGACCTTTTAGCCTCTTGTTCCGGTTGTTATAACAAGTCAGCTAGAGCATTAAAAGCATTAGATAACGAAACCGAAAAAGACAGAATCAATGCCATTCTTTCCGATATGGGAATATCGGTTTCTGACTACAACATTCGAGTTAGAAATGTGGTAGATGTCTTAGCTAACGATGTCGATATTTCCACTCACATCAAAAAGCCTTTAACAGGTTTGAAAGTTGCTTGTTATTATGGTTGTTTGTTAACTCGACCCGCAGATATCACAGGTTGGGATTCTCCCATTTTCCCAATGTCAATGGATAAATTAGCTCAAATTTGTGGCGCGGAAGTCGTTGATTTCCGATCGAAAACCAAGTGTTGTGGAGGCCCGATTTTGGTATCAAAGCAAGATGTGGCTTTTGATTTAACTAAAAAACTATTAGATGAAGCAAAATCTCTGGGTGCAGATTGCATTGTGTTAGCTTGTCCTTTGTGTGCAACTAACCTGGAATTAAGGCAACCTGATATTGAGAAAAAGTATAATGTTTCTTACAATTTACCAATTCTCTATATCACCGAAATCATCGGATTGGCTTTAGGAATTAAGCCTGGGAAATTAGGGCTTAATAAGCATATTGTTTCACCAAAAGCCGTTTTGGATAAATTAGCGAATTGTTGGGCGGTAGCAGTTAGTTAA
- a CDS encoding histidine kinase dimerization/phospho-acceptor domain-containing protein, with the protein MSRVNTHLQIAQLRGEALQEARSAIRNKDEFISVVSHELNTPLVSILGWTRLLRSNPSSPIVLDKALDTIEHNAMLQAKLVQDLLDISRISVWYGSK; encoded by the coding sequence ATCTCTCGCGTCAATACTCATCTTCAGATCGCACAGCTACGCGGCGAAGCACTTCAAGAAGCCAGAAGTGCGATCCGTAACAAGGATGAATTTATATCTGTGGTTTCCCATGAACTGAACACGCCTTTGGTTTCGATTCTCGGTTGGACGCGCTTATTGCGAAGTAATCCTTCCAGCCCGATCGTATTGGACAAAGCATTAGATACGATCGAACACAATGCTATGCTGCAAGCCAAACTGGTGCAAGACTTGCTCGATATTTCTCGCATCAGTGTATGGTATGGAAGCAAGTGA